A single genomic interval of Spirosoma linguale DSM 74 harbors:
- a CDS encoding MATE efflux family protein (TIGRFAM: MATE efflux family protein~PFAM: multi antimicrobial extrusion protein MatE~KEGG: mxa:MXAN_7119 MATE efflux family protein) encodes MTKFFRLFLAALRGTETNFTTGSINRAIFLLSVPMILEMVMESLFAVVDVFFVAKIGTEAIATVGLTESVLTIVYSIAIGLSTAATALVSRRVGENNPRGAGTAVGQVMLVSLTMGVLMGGAGFFFAENILRLMGGETRLIANGVGFTRMIFASAPAIVLLYTLSGCLRGSGDASVAMRSLWLANGVNIVLCPVFIFGLGPVPELGVMGSAVATTIGRTVGVLYQLYALTRVKGVIQVLRADMAPDTGIIRNLLSIAVGGTSQFLVGSASWIFLTRILSTFGSDVVAGYTIAIRIIVFTILPSWGLANAAATLVGQNLGAGQPERAETSAWRAAFCNMLFLAAVGVGFFLAATPIVGLFDNNVRVVEVAVECLRVFCLGYLFMAYGMVLSQSLNGAGDTRTPTLINIVCFWVVEIPLAYILAHTLNWGPPGVFWSVAISETLLAGVAIWVFRQGRWKTVKV; translated from the coding sequence ATGACCAAATTCTTTCGGTTATTCCTGGCCGCATTGCGCGGTACAGAAACCAATTTTACAACCGGCAGCATCAATCGGGCTATCTTCCTGCTATCCGTTCCCATGATTCTGGAAATGGTGATGGAGTCGCTGTTTGCCGTTGTCGACGTCTTTTTTGTCGCCAAAATCGGTACGGAAGCCATCGCTACGGTAGGGCTTACCGAGTCGGTGCTGACCATCGTTTATTCCATTGCCATTGGTCTCAGTACAGCCGCCACGGCGCTGGTATCCCGGCGGGTAGGGGAGAACAATCCGCGCGGAGCCGGTACGGCGGTGGGGCAGGTGATGCTGGTATCCCTGACGATGGGGGTTCTGATGGGCGGAGCCGGCTTTTTCTTTGCCGAAAACATCCTGCGGCTGATGGGGGGCGAAACGCGGCTCATCGCCAACGGCGTTGGGTTTACCCGCATGATTTTTGCCAGCGCTCCGGCCATTGTACTGCTCTATACACTGAGCGGCTGCTTGCGCGGGTCGGGCGATGCATCCGTTGCCATGCGGTCGCTGTGGCTGGCCAACGGGGTAAACATCGTGCTCTGTCCGGTCTTTATCTTCGGGCTGGGACCCGTTCCGGAATTGGGGGTAATGGGTTCGGCGGTGGCAACGACCATTGGCCGGACTGTGGGCGTACTGTACCAGCTCTACGCCCTGACGCGGGTAAAAGGCGTTATTCAGGTGTTACGGGCCGATATGGCACCCGACACGGGCATTATTCGTAACCTGCTGAGCATAGCTGTTGGAGGGACCAGCCAGTTTCTGGTCGGGTCGGCCAGCTGGATTTTCCTGACTCGTATCCTCTCTACGTTCGGGAGTGATGTTGTGGCCGGGTATACCATTGCCATCCGCATCATTGTATTTACGATTCTGCCCTCGTGGGGACTGGCCAATGCCGCTGCCACCCTGGTGGGACAAAATCTGGGGGCCGGTCAGCCCGAACGTGCCGAAACGTCGGCCTGGCGGGCGGCTTTCTGCAACATGCTCTTTCTGGCGGCCGTTGGTGTAGGTTTTTTTCTGGCCGCAACACCCATTGTCGGTCTGTTCGACAATAACGTTCGCGTGGTCGAGGTAGCCGTCGAGTGTTTGCGGGTATTTTGCCTGGGTTACCTATTCATGGCCTACGGCATGGTACTCAGCCAGTCGCTCAACGGGGCTGGCGACACCCGCACGCCTACCCTTATTAACATCGTGTGTTTCTGGGTCGTTGAAATTCCGCTGGCCTACATACTGGCGCATACCCTGAACTGGGGGCCTCCGGGGGTATTCTGGTCGGTGGCTATTAGCGAAACGCTGCTGGCGGGTGTGGCGATCTGGGTGTTCCGCCAGGGGCGCTGGAAAACCGTAAAGGTTTAG